From Spirosoma aerolatum, one genomic window encodes:
- a CDS encoding alpha/beta fold hydrolase — MKRFIRILCWSLLTLFVLAACVVVGAWFFESRLTDQEIVAEFKGQRIRPVVHSYQVAGLKNPDGSEEPPRTIRFIETPIQPGDSALPVVLFVHGAPSSLSFFTDFFKDTTLLNRAQLVAVDRPGYGFSDFGRVETSIIRQAEYLQPLIDRYKKAPYLMVVGSSYGGSVSARLAMNNPDRVDHVVFVSSALGPGLERTYPISYFANSPLVRWGVPPLLRLANDEKLAHRKALEAILPDWPKIRASITMLHGQLDELVYPTNISFAQQHLVNAKVKQFLLPENRHDIVFNKREYMTQIILDILNRRVVKETGHVKSMALK, encoded by the coding sequence ATGAAACGGTTCATACGAATACTTTGCTGGAGTTTATTAACGCTATTCGTTTTGGCCGCTTGTGTCGTTGTAGGTGCCTGGTTTTTTGAATCCCGACTTACGGATCAGGAAATAGTGGCTGAATTTAAGGGCCAGCGCATTCGTCCGGTTGTTCATTCGTATCAGGTTGCTGGTCTAAAAAATCCGGATGGCTCCGAGGAGCCTCCCCGGACGATTCGCTTTATTGAGACTCCGATCCAACCCGGCGATTCTGCGTTGCCGGTAGTTCTGTTTGTGCATGGCGCCCCTAGCTCGCTCTCGTTTTTCACGGATTTCTTTAAAGACACCACGCTGTTGAATCGGGCTCAGCTTGTAGCCGTTGACAGACCAGGCTATGGGTTTTCTGATTTTGGACGCGTTGAAACGTCAATTATCCGGCAGGCCGAATACCTTCAGCCACTAATTGACCGCTACAAAAAGGCTCCCTATCTAATGGTTGTCGGCTCATCGTATGGGGGTTCGGTTTCAGCGCGGCTCGCGATGAACAATCCCGACCGAGTCGATCATGTCGTATTCGTTTCGTCGGCACTGGGACCAGGTCTTGAGCGAACGTATCCTATTAGTTACTTTGCCAACAGCCCTCTCGTCCGTTGGGGGGTGCCACCACTGCTCCGATTGGCCAACGATGAGAAACTGGCTCACCGGAAAGCCCTGGAAGCAATTCTGCCTGACTGGCCTAAAATTCGAGCCAGTATAACCATGCTTCATGGCCAACTCGACGAACTGGTGTATCCGACCAATATATCGTTTGCTCAGCAGCATTTGGTCAATGCTAAGGTGAAGCAGTTTTTACTTCCCGAAAATCGGCACGATATCGTATTCAACAAACGCGAGTACATGACTCAGATCATCCTCGATATCCTGAACAGACGGGTTGTTAAAGAAACAGGCCATGTGAAGTCAATGGCGTTGAAGTAA
- a CDS encoding penicillin-binding protein 1A, giving the protein MSQYRERFRAVRHAFGAFRQRIRQRQSKLGSVRRGVGRQIVRIAGEERVSSWVNTYQGYRNRLRAFIHQYIDPDSWYYPYLKGSIKGFLWAFLALGIYVFILNYNFLYLTGSMPSVEELKNPKLNQSSEIYSQDGVMIGKFYAENRTPINYENIPKSLINALVATEDARFYEHGGIDPRAIGRAVISLGREGGGSTITQQLAKNLFKTRRKTETGLLTRIPLIRKVIYKSKEWLMALKLERNFTKEEIITYYFNTVDFGSNAFGLKTAARTFFNKVPDSLNVQEGAVLVGLQKATTSYNPLRHPDRSRERRNVVLAQMAKYKFLTKHQADSISALPLETDFTPENPYSGPASYLKNAVQDFVKKWGEENGYDLYTDGLRIITTVDSRMQKYAEEATSEKMKQLQRTFDNHWRGRNPWTDEDGNELPGFIDSVARRTERYKSLSRRFLPLYPDSIMYYMKNVKYKMRVFSWTNKRGYDSTEMTPYDSIAYYKHFLQAGMVAMDPRTGYIRAWVGGLDYDYFKYDHVKQAKRQPGSTFKPFVYTTAIDDTLINLSPCDRVQDRPFRKEYRENGEDKIWEPRNSTGYYTYSNMTLRRALARSVNSITAQLTDQVGPERVAEYAHRMGIKSRLQAVPSIGLGSSDVSLYELVSAYCTFVNDGETTEPVIVQRIEDRDGNVIETFTSQHKRAISSETAFLMRYMLQGGLQESGGTSQNLWSFDLFKNHNEMGGKTGTTSNNSDGWFVGVSNNLVVGAWVGGDDRSIHFRSTDLGEGAKTALPLVGRFLEKVYADPNFKNLQGPFPKADGITKNYLNCGPSDDEASSEESDSTDTSGASGDSLLLQTPSEVEPTTPPDTTGGNR; this is encoded by the coding sequence ATGAGTCAATATAGGGAGCGATTCCGCGCCGTTCGGCACGCTTTTGGTGCATTTCGACAACGGATTCGACAACGCCAGAGTAAGCTGGGCAGCGTCAGACGCGGAGTAGGCCGACAAATCGTCAGAATAGCCGGTGAAGAACGAGTCAGCTCGTGGGTAAACACATATCAGGGATATCGAAATCGCTTACGCGCCTTCATTCATCAATACATTGATCCTGACTCCTGGTATTATCCTTACCTCAAAGGCAGCATTAAAGGGTTTCTCTGGGCATTTCTGGCCCTGGGTATTTATGTGTTCATCCTGAACTATAACTTCCTCTACCTCACGGGCTCCATGCCCAGTGTTGAAGAACTGAAGAATCCGAAACTTAATCAATCGTCGGAAATTTACTCCCAGGATGGGGTGATGATCGGTAAATTTTATGCTGAAAACCGAACTCCGATCAATTACGAGAACATTCCCAAATCGCTCATCAATGCGCTGGTCGCAACTGAAGATGCCCGGTTCTACGAACATGGTGGTATTGACCCACGCGCTATCGGCCGGGCAGTCATTAGCCTGGGCCGCGAAGGGGGCGGGTCTACCATTACGCAGCAGTTAGCCAAAAACCTGTTTAAAACCCGGCGAAAAACGGAAACAGGGCTACTAACCCGGATTCCACTGATTCGCAAAGTCATTTATAAGTCGAAAGAATGGCTGATGGCGCTGAAACTGGAACGAAATTTTACGAAAGAGGAAATCATTACCTACTATTTTAATACAGTTGATTTCGGCAGTAATGCATTTGGTTTGAAAACGGCCGCCCGAACGTTTTTCAACAAAGTCCCCGACAGCCTCAATGTTCAGGAAGGGGCTGTATTGGTCGGCTTACAGAAAGCAACAACCAGCTATAACCCACTACGACACCCCGACCGCTCGCGTGAACGGCGGAATGTGGTACTGGCGCAGATGGCGAAGTATAAATTTCTTACCAAACACCAGGCCGACTCCATCAGTGCTCTACCCCTGGAAACCGATTTTACGCCCGAGAATCCGTATTCGGGCCCAGCCAGCTACCTTAAGAATGCCGTTCAGGATTTCGTTAAAAAGTGGGGGGAAGAGAATGGGTACGATCTGTATACCGATGGCTTACGCATCATAACAACCGTCGATTCGCGGATGCAGAAGTATGCTGAAGAAGCAACCAGCGAGAAAATGAAGCAGTTGCAGCGTACCTTCGACAATCACTGGCGTGGTCGCAATCCCTGGACGGATGAAGATGGTAATGAACTTCCCGGTTTTATCGACTCTGTTGCCCGACGTACCGAGCGCTACAAATCACTCAGCCGCCGTTTTCTTCCTCTCTATCCCGACTCGATCATGTACTACATGAAAAATGTGAAGTACAAAATGCGGGTCTTCAGTTGGACCAATAAACGGGGCTACGATTCAACCGAAATGACGCCTTATGACTCCATTGCCTACTATAAGCATTTTTTGCAGGCCGGTATGGTCGCTATGGACCCCCGCACGGGGTATATCCGGGCCTGGGTAGGCGGTCTGGATTATGACTACTTCAAATACGACCATGTAAAACAGGCCAAACGGCAGCCTGGGTCGACATTCAAGCCGTTCGTCTATACGACTGCTATCGACGATACCTTGATTAACCTGAGCCCCTGCGACCGGGTTCAGGACCGACCTTTCCGCAAGGAGTATCGGGAGAATGGCGAAGACAAAATCTGGGAACCACGCAATTCGACCGGATATTACACCTATTCAAACATGACGTTGCGCCGGGCACTGGCCCGGTCGGTAAACTCAATCACCGCCCAGTTAACCGATCAGGTTGGCCCGGAACGGGTTGCCGAGTACGCCCACCGGATGGGCATCAAAAGTCGTCTACAGGCCGTACCGTCCATTGGTCTGGGGTCGTCGGATGTATCGTTGTACGAGCTGGTTAGTGCCTATTGCACATTCGTCAATGATGGGGAAACGACAGAGCCGGTGATTGTTCAGCGCATCGAAGATCGGGATGGAAATGTCATTGAAACATTCACGAGCCAGCACAAACGGGCCATCAGTTCTGAAACAGCTTTCCTGATGCGGTATATGCTACAGGGCGGTTTGCAGGAGTCGGGAGGTACATCACAAAACCTGTGGTCGTTCGATTTATTTAAAAATCACAATGAAATGGGGGGCAAAACCGGCACCACGTCGAACAACTCGGATGGTTGGTTTGTTGGTGTATCAAACAATCTGGTGGTTGGGGCCTGGGTTGGTGGCGATGACCGGAGTATCCATTTCCGCTCGACGGATTTGGGCGAAGGCGCCAAAACCGCGTTACCGCTGGTCGGGCGGTTTCTGGAAAAAGTGTATGCCGATCCGAACTTTAAAAACTTACAGGGCCCTTTCCCGAAAGCAGACGGTATTACTAAAAACTATTTAAACTGTGGGCCTTCCGATGATGAAGCTAGTAGCGAGGAATCTGACTCGACCGATACGTCAGGGGCATCAGGCGATTCGCTCTTACTCCAAACCCCATCGGAGGTAGAGCCGACCACGCCACCCGATACCACAGGCGGCAATCGGTAG
- the amaB gene encoding L-piperidine-6-carboxylate dehydrogenase — MQSILPLPTQPVKPGTSTGQHFWHSATDRSEKTIDSYSPADGQLIARVHLSTRTDYDKVVETAQAAFTQWRLVPAPRRGEIVRQMGEQFRRYKRELGTLVSYEMGKSLQEGLGEVQEIIDICDFAVGQSRQLYGLSMHSERPAHRMMEQWHPLGIVGIISAFNFPVAVWSWNAMIAWVCGDVCIWKPSEKTPLTALACQQIIGDVLRNNDVPEGVSCLITGSRDAGEWLARDPRVALVSATGSTRMGKAVAEAVAGRMGRTLLELGGNNAIIVSEHADLELAIPAIVFGAVGTAGQRCTTTRRVIVQESIYDDVKNRLKNAYAQLRIGSPLDESFHVGPLIDQLAVKNYRTAVTEIQQAGGRFVVEPGVLDGLGFESGCYVKPCIAEAENSWPIVQRETFVPILYLLKYSTLDDAIAQQNAVPQGLSSAIFTLNLREAERFLSVAGSDCGIANVNIGTSGAEIGGAFGGEKETGGGRESGSDAWKAYMRRQTNTINYGTTMPLAQGITFEL; from the coding sequence ATGCAGTCTATTCTTCCCCTACCCACCCAGCCCGTCAAGCCAGGAACCAGTACAGGGCAGCATTTCTGGCATTCCGCAACGGACCGAAGCGAAAAGACGATTGACTCGTACTCGCCTGCTGATGGCCAGCTCATTGCCCGTGTACATCTATCTACCCGTACGGATTACGATAAAGTAGTCGAAACGGCTCAGGCTGCGTTTACGCAGTGGCGCCTGGTTCCGGCACCGCGTCGGGGCGAAATTGTCCGGCAGATGGGTGAACAGTTTCGGCGGTACAAGCGCGAACTCGGTACGCTTGTGAGCTATGAAATGGGTAAATCGTTGCAGGAAGGCCTGGGAGAGGTCCAGGAAATTATTGACATCTGCGATTTTGCCGTGGGGCAGTCGCGTCAGTTATATGGTCTGTCGATGCATTCCGAACGGCCAGCCCACCGGATGATGGAGCAATGGCATCCGCTGGGTATTGTAGGCATCATTTCAGCCTTTAATTTCCCTGTAGCCGTTTGGTCGTGGAATGCCATGATTGCCTGGGTATGCGGAGATGTATGCATCTGGAAACCTTCCGAAAAAACACCGCTGACGGCGCTGGCCTGCCAACAGATTATTGGGGATGTGCTACGGAATAATGACGTACCCGAAGGTGTATCGTGCCTTATTACGGGTAGCCGCGATGCAGGAGAATGGCTGGCCCGCGACCCGCGCGTAGCCCTGGTATCGGCTACAGGCAGCACACGGATGGGGAAAGCGGTTGCCGAAGCGGTCGCCGGACGGATGGGCCGGACCCTGCTCGAACTGGGTGGTAATAATGCCATTATTGTGTCGGAGCATGCCGATCTGGAGTTGGCCATTCCAGCCATTGTGTTTGGGGCTGTTGGTACTGCCGGACAACGCTGTACCACTACGCGCCGGGTCATTGTTCAGGAAAGCATCTACGACGATGTGAAGAATCGGCTGAAAAATGCCTACGCCCAACTTCGAATCGGCAGTCCGCTCGATGAGTCATTCCACGTTGGCCCGTTAATCGACCAGTTAGCGGTGAAAAATTATCGGACAGCCGTGACTGAAATACAGCAGGCAGGTGGGCGATTTGTGGTGGAACCGGGGGTACTGGATGGATTAGGGTTTGAATCGGGCTGTTATGTAAAACCGTGCATTGCCGAAGCTGAAAATAGCTGGCCCATTGTGCAGCGCGAAACCTTCGTGCCTATTCTGTATCTGCTTAAATACAGCACACTGGATGATGCCATCGCCCAGCAAAACGCTGTTCCACAGGGGTTATCATCAGCTATTTTCACCCTGAACCTCCGTGAAGCCGAACGATTCTTATCGGTTGCGGGGTCAGACTGTGGCATTGCCAACGTAAACATTGGAACCTCCGGTGCTGAAATTGGCGGAGCTTTTGGGGGTGAAAAAGAAACGGGTGGTGGCCGCGAATCGGGTTCCGACGCCTGGAAAGCCTACATGCGCCGACAAACCAACACCATTAATTACGGAACCACTATGCCCCTGGCACAGGGAATTACTTTTGAATTGTAG
- a CDS encoding anti-sigma factor, with protein sequence MNITEYIASGILESYVMGAVSDQERREVECLSSIYPEIRQEIDQLAEALENYALLHSVEPPASVKDKLLKELEFGQPKEVEHEPIIRELPTNGPTYRVTWIVAASMGLLLLLFSFYLLSELRTNQKTLAATRTANDALQLEMRQIRDNQSRTEQTLALLRQPGLRTIELRGNEKAPQGDMIVFWNTQTHQVAVDVRSLPNLPADKQYQLWSMVDGKPVDAGVFDATNGTELLQRLNRTVARADAFAVTVEKRGGSPIPTTSTLLALSPVNA encoded by the coding sequence ATGAACATAACGGAATATATAGCGTCGGGCATCCTGGAATCGTACGTAATGGGCGCGGTAAGCGACCAGGAACGACGCGAGGTGGAGTGCCTTTCGTCTATCTATCCTGAGATTCGTCAAGAAATCGATCAACTAGCCGAAGCATTGGAAAATTATGCCCTGCTGCATAGCGTAGAGCCCCCGGCCTCGGTAAAAGATAAATTACTGAAAGAACTGGAATTTGGACAACCGAAAGAAGTTGAACATGAACCTATCATTCGTGAGTTGCCTACCAATGGCCCAACGTACCGGGTCACCTGGATCGTAGCCGCTTCAATGGGGTTACTTCTGCTGCTGTTCTCCTTTTATCTGCTGTCCGAATTGCGTACCAATCAGAAAACGCTGGCTGCTACCCGCACAGCAAACGATGCGCTACAGCTTGAAATGCGCCAAATACGTGACAATCAATCCCGTACAGAACAGACCTTGGCGCTACTACGCCAGCCCGGTTTACGAACGATAGAATTGCGCGGCAATGAAAAAGCCCCTCAGGGTGATATGATTGTTTTCTGGAATACGCAAACCCATCAGGTTGCGGTTGATGTTCGGTCCTTACCCAATCTGCCTGCCGACAAACAGTATCAATTGTGGTCGATGGTTGATGGAAAACCCGTTGACGCTGGTGTATTCGACGCAACAAACGGTACAGAGTTACTTCAACGACTCAATCGTACTGTTGCCAGAGCCGACGCCTTTGCCGTTACGGTCGAAAAACGGGGAGGCAGCCCTATCCCTACAACTTCAACCCTACTGGCCTTGTCGCCGGTGAACGCCTGA
- a CDS encoding fasciclin domain-containing protein, translating into MKINGTLSLMAIGIALASTTTWAQTTPTGTVSSSSIPQGAVAPDSAPAKAAARNQKRAMRQARRSMNQNSTNGTGNTTAQDAQYRQSSTSDGTAINNSNTTNYNSNNVTNAPTGAGSNPNTMTNSGNTTTSAPTNSNRSSMNPTDSNAGTVEAVKGARTTETPAVKAGSTVRNSSVGDFIGSSPNYITLQNALQSSDLYEMLKGSGPYTLFAPTNSAFKKLPANVQAGLLDGSHRDALKQLLSYHIVSGALNSDDLGQQIKAGNGKAQLKTLSGGTLTAAMGANGKLSLTDEQGNTVHVEGSGNRQANGMVYGIDNVLMSKTGASSFR; encoded by the coding sequence ATGAAAATCAATGGAACGTTGAGCCTGATGGCGATCGGCATCGCACTGGCTTCTACTACAACCTGGGCACAAACAACGCCCACCGGAACCGTCTCGTCAAGCTCCATACCGCAGGGAGCCGTTGCACCCGACTCGGCACCCGCTAAAGCGGCTGCCCGTAATCAGAAACGGGCTATGCGCCAGGCTCGCCGATCAATGAATCAGAACAGTACAAACGGCACGGGCAACACCACCGCCCAGGACGCACAGTATCGGCAGAGTTCTACTAGCGACGGTACGGCTATCAACAACAGCAACACCACCAATTATAACAGCAACAACGTTACCAATGCCCCTACAGGTGCCGGTAGCAACCCCAATACGATGACAAATTCGGGGAATACGACAACATCAGCCCCTACCAATAGCAACCGCAGCAGCATGAACCCAACGGATTCAAATGCAGGAACAGTGGAAGCAGTAAAAGGCGCTCGAACCACCGAAACACCAGCCGTAAAAGCAGGGAGTACCGTTCGCAATTCAAGCGTGGGGGATTTTATTGGCTCCTCACCCAATTACATAACGCTGCAAAATGCCCTTCAGTCGTCAGATCTCTATGAGATGCTTAAAGGTAGTGGGCCTTACACGCTTTTTGCACCGACTAACAGTGCATTTAAGAAACTGCCCGCCAACGTTCAGGCAGGCTTACTGGATGGCAGTCATCGGGATGCGCTGAAACAACTGCTGTCTTACCATATCGTTAGTGGCGCCCTCAATTCGGATGATTTAGGCCAACAAATTAAAGCGGGTAATGGCAAGGCTCAATTGAAAACATTATCGGGTGGAACGCTCACGGCTGCCATGGGCGCCAACGGTAAACTATCGCTGACCGACGAACAAGGCAATACCGTTCATGTCGAGGGTAGTGGCAACAGACAGGCAAATGGGATGGTTTATGGTATCGATAACGTACTCATGTCCAAAACGGGGGCATCGTCTTTTAGATAA
- a CDS encoding VOC family protein has protein sequence MHIEHVAMWVRNLETMRTFYETYFGATANDKYSNLRKGFSSYFLTFPGGCARLELMLMPGIIDLASDGLSQYLGLTHLAMSVGSQETVDTLTERLRRDGYTIAGEPRLTGDGYYESIVLDPENNRIEITV, from the coding sequence ATGCATATTGAACACGTAGCTATGTGGGTTCGTAATCTGGAAACGATGCGGACCTTTTATGAAACCTATTTTGGCGCAACAGCCAACGATAAATATAGCAATCTCCGTAAAGGGTTTTCATCCTATTTTTTGACATTCCCCGGTGGGTGCGCTCGGCTCGAACTGATGCTCATGCCTGGAATAATCGATCTGGCATCGGATGGCTTGAGTCAATACCTGGGCCTGACACACCTGGCGATGTCGGTAGGTAGTCAAGAAACGGTTGATACATTAACCGAGCGACTTCGACGGGATGGCTATACCATTGCAGGAGAGCCTCGCCTAACAGGGGATGGCTATTACGAAAGCATTGTGCTGGACCCGGAAAATAACCGAATCGAAATAACGGTTTGA
- a CDS encoding UbiA prenyltransferase family protein produces the protein MLTYIRNIYYMSFPVVIGAVLSNRMAARLSDVEPIHWATPVVLALVVFIIYTADRLLDVRKYELGASRLPLSARHQFHRHYATLLGWAVIGAAVLVIILAFFLPVSVVKFGIVLGAVCVAYVGAVFRLPSKHTALLLKEPLVATLYTAGVWGSVWVQRPVISSIDIAECLMFLGIAFQNLLLFAIMEQEESPSQPMFSLATEWGIDRCDIILRWLTFGIIATGLILCFLTKDRFAQRSAIMLALMSLTLYGIQRYPDYFLKHERYRWLGDGVFWMPALVL, from the coding sequence TTGCTAACCTATATCCGCAACATTTACTACATGAGCTTTCCGGTGGTCATCGGGGCTGTGCTGTCGAACCGAATGGCAGCCCGGTTATCGGATGTCGAACCAATTCACTGGGCTACTCCCGTTGTGCTGGCCTTAGTAGTCTTTATTATTTATACGGCAGATCGGTTGCTGGATGTGCGAAAATACGAGTTAGGGGCCTCCAGGTTACCCTTATCAGCCCGGCATCAGTTTCACCGGCACTATGCTACTCTGTTAGGGTGGGCCGTAATTGGGGCTGCTGTGCTAGTGATTATTCTGGCTTTTTTTCTGCCCGTCAGTGTCGTTAAGTTTGGTATTGTGCTCGGGGCTGTTTGTGTAGCGTATGTTGGTGCCGTATTTCGGCTACCGTCAAAGCATACGGCTTTATTGTTGAAAGAACCCCTTGTGGCAACGCTATATACCGCTGGCGTTTGGGGAAGCGTCTGGGTTCAACGGCCCGTGATTAGCTCGATCGACATAGCCGAATGCCTGATGTTTTTGGGGATTGCCTTTCAGAATCTGTTGCTATTTGCGATTATGGAACAGGAGGAGTCGCCCAGCCAGCCGATGTTTTCACTGGCAACTGAATGGGGAATTGACCGATGCGACATTATTCTTCGCTGGTTAACGTTTGGGATTATCGCCACCGGATTAATCCTGTGTTTCCTGACAAAAGATCGGTTTGCGCAGCGGTCGGCCATTATGCTCGCACTAATGAGTTTGACTTTATACGGTATTCAGCGGTATCCCGACTATTTTTTGAAGCATGAGCGCTATCGATGGCTCGGCGATGGTGTATTCTGGATGCCTGCCCTGGTGCTGTAA
- the msrB gene encoding peptide-methionine (R)-S-oxide reductase MsrB, with protein sequence MKTLLLFVLSAFFVSAIHYNRPIFQKEEPPKKVVKTDAEWKKILTPDQYAVLREHGTERAGTSPLVEEHRHGVFYCAGCHSPLFSSDTKFESGTGWPSFYAPISKNAVKESVDRSYGMVRTEVTCAVCGGHLGHVFNDGPKPTGLRYCMNGVAMTFEKK encoded by the coding sequence ATGAAAACGCTTTTGTTATTCGTATTATCCGCATTTTTTGTTTCGGCAATTCACTATAATCGACCGATTTTCCAGAAAGAAGAACCGCCAAAGAAAGTGGTCAAGACCGATGCCGAATGGAAGAAAATCCTGACGCCTGATCAGTATGCCGTTCTGCGTGAACACGGCACCGAACGAGCCGGAACAAGTCCACTGGTAGAGGAACATCGACATGGTGTCTTTTACTGCGCTGGCTGTCATAGTCCGCTTTTCTCATCCGACACCAAGTTTGAATCGGGTACAGGCTGGCCAAGCTTCTACGCTCCGATCTCGAAAAATGCGGTAAAGGAATCGGTCGATAGAAGTTATGGCATGGTGCGTACCGAAGTAACCTGCGCCGTATGTGGTGGCCATTTAGGGCACGTTTTCAACGATGGTCCTAAACCTACCGGCCTACGTTACTGTATGAACGGCGTAGCCATGACATTTGAGAAAAAATAA
- a CDS encoding tyrosine-type recombinase/integrase: MITICIDDKDSALLSVSFPEDPIGNDLIRQIPGRRWSYSRRCWVVPNTRESVVKIGQLFGRAYCRFDEAVVRLYKPTATTDEVNLASNPVWPPVGKSQSFRKPFRYAPSLHKYDSHPVIVAVSKVLRVQSYSPKTIRNYKQALIALIRYMGNKPLEELTNSQYQTYLLFLQEKKRLSPATLNVHINGWKFYQEKVLGRNKQHYDIPYPRQAHKLPTVYSVEEVKAIFRATTSLKYRTLFQLVYATGMRVSEVATLRLTDLDPVRRLITIRGGKGKKDRIVMFSEKLTVIINDYLARYQPKTYLFDDTETAEPLTTRAIQLVYSDTVLHARIQKRGGIHSLRHSFATHLLESGIDIRYIQQLLGHESILTTMRYTHVTADKISTLKSPLDDL, encoded by the coding sequence ATGATTACAATTTGTATTGACGATAAAGACTCCGCTCTACTGTCCGTTTCATTTCCTGAAGACCCCATTGGTAATGACCTAATCCGGCAGATTCCAGGCCGACGCTGGAGCTACTCCCGACGGTGTTGGGTTGTTCCAAACACGCGTGAATCGGTCGTTAAAATCGGACAACTTTTTGGCAGAGCCTATTGTCGCTTCGATGAAGCGGTTGTGAGGCTTTACAAACCAACCGCTACAACTGATGAGGTTAATCTGGCTTCAAATCCCGTCTGGCCTCCTGTAGGTAAGTCACAGTCCTTTCGGAAACCATTTCGGTATGCTCCATCCTTACATAAATACGACAGTCACCCGGTTATTGTAGCCGTCAGTAAGGTGCTGCGGGTTCAGAGCTATAGCCCTAAGACGATAAGAAATTACAAACAGGCGCTGATTGCCCTCATTCGTTACATGGGCAACAAACCGCTGGAGGAACTAACCAATAGTCAGTACCAAACCTATCTGCTATTTCTACAGGAAAAGAAACGACTAAGCCCGGCCACGCTGAACGTACACATCAACGGATGGAAGTTCTATCAGGAAAAAGTATTGGGCCGCAACAAACAACACTACGACATCCCTTATCCGCGACAAGCCCACAAACTGCCGACTGTTTATAGTGTGGAGGAAGTGAAAGCAATCTTTCGGGCGACAACCAGTCTGAAATACCGAACGCTGTTTCAGCTCGTGTATGCAACGGGTATGCGCGTAAGCGAGGTTGCCACCCTGCGTCTAACCGACCTTGATCCCGTTCGTCGGCTGATTACAATCCGGGGTGGGAAAGGCAAAAAAGATCGCATCGTGATGTTTTCGGAGAAACTCACCGTCATTATAAATGACTATTTGGCCCGCTATCAGCCTAAAACGTATCTCTTTGACGATACCGAAACGGCCGAGCCATTAACAACGAGAGCCATTCAACTGGTATATAGCGATACTGTGCTTCACGCCCGCATCCAAAAAAGGGGAGGGATTCACTCGTTACGGCACAGTTTCGCTACGCACCTACTTGAATCAGGTATTGACATCCGCTATATCCAGCAACTGCTGGGCCATGAGAGTATCCTGACTACCATGCGTTACACGCATGTCACGGCTGATAAAATAAGTACCCTTAAAAGCCCGCTGGACGACCTGTAA
- a CDS encoding RNA polymerase sigma factor — protein MKRPSSLVSESVLIEKLTQRDQQAFQWLYDQYSPALYGVVLRIVRDDEQAADLLQDIFVKIWKNLDAYDASKGRLFTWMLNIARNSAIDSLRARKTQPSAAIRTDEENVHIVDRQYNTEQPNPEFIGVQEVVNQLRPERKQLIDLVYFSGYTHEEAAEKLNLPLGTVKTRIRAALQELKQLFK, from the coding sequence GTGAAACGCCCGTCCTCTTTAGTGTCAGAAAGCGTCCTGATCGAGAAACTCACTCAACGCGATCAGCAGGCTTTTCAGTGGCTTTACGATCAGTATTCCCCCGCCCTGTATGGCGTGGTGCTGCGTATTGTCCGCGACGACGAACAAGCTGCCGATCTTCTTCAGGATATCTTCGTTAAAATCTGGAAAAACCTGGATGCCTATGATGCCAGCAAAGGGCGTTTGTTCACCTGGATGCTGAACATTGCCCGCAACAGCGCTATTGATTCCCTGCGAGCACGCAAAACTCAGCCTTCAGCAGCAATCCGAACGGATGAAGAAAACGTACATATAGTTGACAGGCAGTATAATACCGAGCAACCCAACCCAGAATTCATAGGTGTTCAGGAGGTTGTCAATCAGTTACGGCCTGAGCGGAAGCAACTGATTGACCTGGTTTATTTTTCGGGTTATACGCACGAAGAAGCTGCGGAAAAATTAAACCTGCCTTTAGGAACTGTAAAAACGCGAATACGCGCGGCTTTACAGGAGCTGAAACAACTATTTAAATAA